catacatattgatACAGCTGTGGCTATATTATTCTAATTCAACATTTCTCAATTTaacaagataaaattgtattactgTCTTagggctcatgcacaatgagaggaataaggaacaaggaattaAACATAGAGAGAATTTATAGTCGCATATTTTTTCAAGACACGGAATTATCTCTATGTTTAATTCCTTGTTTCTCTCATTGTCCACGAGCCCTTAGGAACAAATTAACGATCGGTCAAAATTAGTTATGCAAAGTAAATGagagattatttaataagacACGCCTGCAACTAGgcattaacaaaatttagtttacataaaaatataatcccTATTTCTCTACTAATATTTGTtacaattaaaactttgtaactttcttttttatttcaaattgcaataatcaatatatagatactaatttatttagctataaaaatatattattctaattaaatgTCAGATCCTTATCATTCTTAACATTGAtgataaaacatttctatTCACTTTAAGTCTATCTGACACGATATTACTCTTTGTATACAAACGTAGGAAAttcttacttttaattaatcaaaatagGCTCCGCAATTAGAACAGCGTTTTGTCCTCAACAGCAGACAGCAGAGTAGCCCAacaggaaagaagaaaatcgCACAAAGCAGGCCGAGGCACGTGAAATCATCCTCCATTACACCTACCtgtttttacataatttaaatgttattatctTTTGGCTTTAGCATAATCGgcgaaaatgatataatattcgaGTAACAAAAGATTTGCATACTCTGCATGCTGGACAGCCGCCGACTATGATAATTTCTGGAACAAGAATCGCGGTGGAATGTGTAGCACCGTACGATGGAACATGGCTTTCTTGATATCCAGGGTTGATGTTGTTAGGATAGTATCCGGGAGGTGGTTGCCAGTGCGTATTCGCTAATGATAAAGATTCATTAGAAAAcatacaagatattaataatttacggGTGAATCACTGTcgcttttcctttccttcttcgaataaatatctctttttttttaattcactaactttttacaataaatttatataatataaatttttcaataaattcgcAAATACTCTTAGCTTTATCGACTTTAGCTTATctgtttttgcaaaataaaagtgCTACTAGAATTGaaggtataattatataatttatctatgTAAAAAACTTCAATTGTTAGGTCTTTACTTTTTTGACAAGAATGTTCTACTATCTAGATTAGTCGCGTAAGTGAGTAATTTGGAACAAATGTTGAAACTGTATTACtataaactaattaatgaAAGGTAACCAGATAGCATAGAAAATTGGATAGCAAGAAAGTTGGACAGCAGGAGAATTGGATAGCAGGAAAATTGGCGCCAACGAAATAAAATCGACAATTTTGCGCGTGAAGCAAAATTCGCGGAGAAAGGAACACTTTTAGACAGCACAACCTAACCTAGAAATCGCGAGACACACCTGCTGGAGCCGCTGCGACGGAGTACGGCGGTGGCGGTTTTTCGGGCGTTTTCAGCGGCTGCGACTCCATGATCAACTCGTTGTttcaattcaattatttaaatcaatacacAACGCGGCACCGTTTGGCAGCGCTAATGACAGCAGTCAGCAATGACAGCTGATGACAGCGCTAATGATGACGCGTGTTTCACGTGACGGCTGATATCAACCTATCGGTTTCTTTTTGGAAAGCAAGAATGGCGGACAGGCGGACTGTTGTGAGCTACACCGAGTTCTACCTATTGcacttcaaataaaataatgtgcgCAATTAGACGTTTGAGAGAAACagataaaagatgaaaaaaagaaaaatgttcaGCTACAAAAAACAAGCTTGAAtgtaataaacttatatatcgTTCGGCACTGTAAAAATCCAAATTACATGCATAATAAGCATGTAAAAAAGTGCTCAGTGAGCACGTATCTCGCGCATGCGCGCTCCTTCTCGCGACCCCTCACAACAGTGCACGTGACACGTGACACGTGACGATCTGCGGTGCGGTTCGTCAGCTGACGCGCAACCGATAATAAACGACGGATTCTCGCTTCGCTCGAGAACTTTTTTCGCGAGATTCGATTTGCTTACCAAGACAAACGTATAATGGCGCTTCATTCCGCAGGGAAGGGTAAACTTTTGGCGGTGATCGGCGACGAGGTGAGCaaatgataaatgtaaacGATGAAATGCAATGACAATCTGATCAGAGATGGTCTCCCTTAGtcaactctttttttttgttaaatcaaAAAATATCGACCCCGGTGCTTGTCCAACAACGTGAGATTTGTTACATTACTTTCAGGATACTTGCGTGGGTTTCTTGCTGGGTGGAGTTGGAGAGATCAATAAGCACCGTCAGCCTAACTTCATGGTTGTCGACAAAAGTATGTATATTAGTATGCATATTGCAATGGCTTTTGCGCACGGCAACcaattattttccattattaCTTAAAAGAAGGAGACCGATTAGCTAATCATCCACTATTCTTTATTGTCTTGCTTCTATATACAAGGAACATAATAAGTCATGATGTATAATTGTCGTAGAAAAtgcatacaattatattaaaataatgtacttACAACAGTGTAAATTAACAGCGTGAAATAACGATTCTTGTAGACACACCCGTGAGTGAAATAGAGGATACTTTTAAGCGATTTGTCAAGCGCGACGACATCGACATCATTCTTATTAATCAGAATGTAAGTAGCTGAGAGGATTGTTTTCATCggcgattaaaatttttccgaaaaatccCAACATTGAATAATTCAACTATATTTATGCTGACAAACGCAATTTTATGAAGCATTCGAATAATGTTACATTTCTCAATCTAACGTTCAGTACTCTGTCTAGGTAGCGGAAATGATTCGTCATGTAATTGACGGTCATACTCAACCGATACCCTCTGTATTGGAAATTCCCAGCAAGGATCATCCATATGACGCCAGTAAAGATTCCATCTTGAGACGTGCTAAGGTATGACATGTTTGTTTGCCAAATTGATTACCACATTGTACAACAGCAAATTGCTGTTCAATTTAACTTGCAGTTAGATAACATCTTTCTGAAAatcttatttgttaaattgttTACAGGGCATGTTCAATCCAGAAgatattcattaatataaatgtgacGTTAACAAGATCACACCAAATGTGtacaataaaatagatttatttctttgGTTATTGCATTCCACGTGTCTATCTCGGTTATTCGGTGAAAGTAATGTAAAATTGTCGTTAATACACTTTTATGAGTGAAAACTAATAGATAGCTAGTTTTCTCTCGTCATTTTAAAGTATATGTGTTTTtgtgaatatatacatacaatcgtatacataattattattaatgaaaataactgtgtgaaaaaaattatagttttagtTATAAggatatatacataatgacttttaatttaaaacccaaaattgtaaaataaactgTTGTTGATTCATCTTATCTCGATACttcattacattaattaattgagtCTAATACTGAAAATTACATTGACAttgaattacaataaaatgcaaatgcgTATTTAGCAACTTCGAGGATGagttaaaaattctatcttaTTTCTACCATCTtctcaataattttaacaataattataattctccCAGTGAAATAGAAACGGAAGAAAACGATGTGTTCAGTTAGAAGGATGTTAGAAAGTTGGGGatgaataaaagatattttacaatgcaatctatttaatataattatatatatattttttgttgcaatataCTGACATTATCAAAATACAGtttttacaatacataaaTACTTACGAAACTTTCTCACAcatgaatattttgtaaatattagatatacaatagaataaaaaattgaccataaattaattgaatatattaataatactggAGCACacaaaagaaaacgaaagacACACGTTTTGCAATATTAAGAATCATAAAATGCATCTCTCAGATCCATCTTATTCGCAATACAGATCATTTACTGTTCTTTCACTTCACTTTTGTAATCTGTAGATATAAGTACTTTTAGAGAATTTCTCTAG
This sequence is a window from Temnothorax longispinosus isolate EJ_2023e chromosome 11, Tlon_JGU_v1, whole genome shotgun sequence. Protein-coding genes within it:
- the LOC139822350 gene encoding membrane protein BRI3 — its product is MESQPLKTPEKPPPPYSVAAAPAANTHWQPPPGYYPNNINPGYQESHVPSYGATHSTAILVPEIIIVGGCPACRVGVMEDDFTCLGLLCAIFFFPVGLLCCLLLRTKRCSNCGAYFD
- the Vha14-1 gene encoding V-type proton ATPase subunit F yields the protein MALHSAGKGKLLAVIGDEDTCVGFLLGGVGEINKHRQPNFMVVDKNTPVSEIEDTFKRFVKRDDIDIILINQNVAEMIRHVIDGHTQPIPSVLEIPSKDHPYDASKDSILRRAKGMFNPEDIH